The stretch of DNA GTAGGTATGGAGTGAAGGGGCCTCCACATGGTGTTCTGAAATGCTTCTGGAGTCTTCTAAAAAACTGTCATTTTTTGTAAATGACACCCCCCCTTTCTTGTACTAATAAATTAACATGTTAAACGTGGACAATTTTTGATTATATTTGAGCGGTCAAAAAGTCAGATTCCAACCTTTGTAAAACTGCTCAGTATTAATACTATATTTTACTGGGGAAATGGGGGgaagtggagtaaatttgtgtaGGCGTGGGTAACTTTTTTCACTTAGGGGGATAGTTTGCTGGGAGGTGCATAACattggtgggcagagccagaacaAAGATGATTTGtggacctagagcaggcatccccaaacttcggccctccagatgttttggactacaattcccatcttccccgaccactggtcctgttagctagggatcatgggagttgtgggccaaaacatctggagggccgcatctgGATTGTTTGCCTGACCTAGAGGCAAACAATCTGGAATAAAAACCACCCTGCTTCAATTCTCACCATGATTTCTCCAACTTAGAAACTCCAAGTCTATGgaggcttactcagaagtaagccccactgggtttGATGGCATTTCCTAACAAGAACATAGGAAAATTTTAATTCAACAGACAGTTGCTGTTGGAAAACAAATTAAAGCAACTCTTTTCTGACTTGGGTGTGCTAAATgtgcacacagagacacacaggcctggttcacatgtcacaTAGCTGAAAACAGACTTGTTTAATTGGGTGTACTGTGCACTGGTTCAAGCTACTGAGAAGTTCACTCCTTCCccatgcctgctgctgctgcatcaccaaACAGCAAGCCAGAGTCCAGCTTGTGGTTCCTGAAGCTggatttgtggtttgtttctctctgaacaaaccatgagtggtaaCAAAGGTTTGTTCTTTGCATTCTGCTggtggtttgtttggaggaaaTAAACCACAGCTCCTGGTGTGAACTTGTTGTCCAGAAGtgtggcaggagcaggggaagAGCAGAGTCAGAACTTTTATTGTTCACATAAAATCATTGCTTAACTATAACTTGTATGGCCCAGTTTGTCAGAACTCTTATTGGACACCTGGAGGCATTTAGCAAGGGGAAATGGCCggtaaggaaaagggaaaaagttAAGAACTACAGTATTCTCTCCCactgctgtttttcatttttgaaaattaCTGTCAGTTTCCCTGCATATATTTGATAGTGTTATATAGTTTGACCCTCAGAGATCTCATTAAAACGCAATCTTATCAGTGATTTGAAGTCCCACTGAAGAAGCTAATGGATTGTGATACTAAGTTAAGTAAGAGATTACTTTTTAAGATAGTTGTTACCtaatcttattttttccccttcctagaAATGTTatgaacaaaaacaatacaaaaatggaCTCAAATTCTGTAAGATGATCCTTTCCAATCCAAAGTTTGCTGAACATGGAGGTAAGtgcattattttaatttattcattttcttaaagcaggggtgtccaacaggtcgatcatgATCTAGTGGTCGATCCCCAGGTGGTTTTGGTCAATTGtgggctccctttcctttctggCAGCAAAAGAGCATCCAGCCCACCCCCTCGCCCCATCCTCCATTTGCGCATGATCACTAGAACGGAAGACGGAGTTTTCACTGTGAGGTTGATTGTTTCCTTAGCAATGTTTTGGTGAGCAACTGTCCCCCTTCTTCCTTTATTAAAGTTCAACATTTTTGTATCcactccctaaaaaaagctcaacaacaactttgacctgaaaacccctccccccaaaaaaaggggtagatcactgccagtttttttattctgtgagtagatcacagactCTTTGGAGTTGGATGTCCCTGTCTTAAAGGatgcaaaatgtttgtttacCCAGCAGATATTCAGAGTGTTTGTTTTACACCATTTAGAATGATAAATTTTAAACTTccaagacaacccccaacttttccagataaaatacagagttttggatatactcactgtacaagaaatacgacccgacatataagacgacccccgacttttgagaagattttcctgggttaaaaagtagtcttatacgcaggaatatacagtggtaccttgacttacgaacgactcaacaaccgaatttttcaacttacgaatgtctcgacatccggaaaaaaacccgcggtggttttagatagggatttttcgacttacaaatttttagataggattgctttgacttacaaatgtttccgTTTTCAATATAtacctatgggaaatcacgtttccaatggcgttttcgacttacgaatttttcgacttaagaaggtgccttcggaatggattacattcgtaagtcgaggcaccactgtacagtaagtAGAAAACTAGCAAAATTGGGAATTAGCTAAACTACAACCTTTTCTCTCACTTGCTAGATGTTTTTTGCACAGCTTGTGTGTTTTAATATGGGAGCATCCCCACCAGAAGTCTGAAAGCTCATTAGAAAACAAAGCCTGTtcccttttgttgttgtcttgttttgttttatacggGTACAATCTGTATCCTGAACTGTTAAACTCTGTCCTACCACCTTGTTCTGAAAGTGTAGAGATCAGAACTCTGGTTTCTGGAAATGAATGCATGTTCCATGATCGTTGTTTGTCatagttattattattgagtTAAGCTTGAATAATTTCACTTTGATTCACTCTGATTCAGAACTGCTTTGTTTGGGGAGCGGGGCAGTGTTTTCTCTTTCCATTCTGTAGAGCAGGATTatgtacaccaggcacccccaaactgcggccctccagatgttttggcccacaactcccatgatccctagctaataggaccagtggtcggggaagatgggaattgtagtccaaaacatctggagggccgaagtttggggatgcctgatgtacacaTTCTTCTGTTTGCTCTagctgccccacccccccaaaatagtgactGAGAAGCTTTTGTGGATGTGTGGGAAGGTGAGAATCCATACATGTGTTTGCATCCATGTATTTCCGAGAGGtgcttggatgatgatgatgatgattaggggAGAGTGAAACTTATCACACGTGTGTTGCCTTAAacttaatataatataaaatatttcttACAGAAACTTTGGCTATGAAAGGACTGACCTTGAATTGTTtagggaagaaagaagaagcatATGCATTTGTTCGCAAAGGCCTTCGTAATGATGTAAAAAGTCATGTGTGTATCCTTTCAAATAGTACACCAATTTCAATTTTTTCTAATAGTTCTGAAATCCTCTTTCTCCATCCCCCTCCCAATTATTCTCCAGTGGATGCTTTGCTATGTAACAGATTTGagcattttatatttaaatttatagATTAGGCCATTAGATTTTATCTAACATACCTGTGGCTAACCTATGGCCATCTAGatattgttgggactccaactccttGCCAACCATCAGGGATAATTGGAATGCTAGTCCCACAGCAACTGGTGGGTCATAGATGAGCCACTCCTGGTCTAACAACTTAATTTGATATGTAATCTGTTAAGTTTAGGAAATTCTAAAGTGCAGGGTATTAGTCATAACACCGGATTCTTGGGTACTTACTGCAGGTCAGCACAAAACATGCAATGTTTACTATGCCATTCTGTTtctgcagggatgggggaccctTTTATTCTCACAGGCCAGATCCTGTCGATTCCTGCCCTAGACAGGCCACTTGGACACCAGCTttataggttaggctgaaagagccACTGCCTGAGGTTACTCTGTGAGTTTCATGGTGGAGTGGGAATTTGAACGCAGGTTTTTCCAGTGAAGCTTGTTTTTAGCAGGGGTGGAAATCTCCAGCCTGTGGGCTTAGTTAGCCCTCCAAGCCTCAGAGGTTTGCTCCCCAGGCTGTTTTGTCTTTCCTGGGCCTGATGTAACAATATATGGCACCGGGCACAGGAAAGTCCAGGCCTCAGATAAAGGAAGAATTCCAAGCACCCACAAAGCATGCTtctgattcttcctttgcagatgCTTCTTGAACTTTGATTTACTTGACATCCTGTAATGTCAGGAGATGGAAAGGTGGTTGAGGCCACCCACCTGCCCTCATGGTCTGTGGAGTCCGGGCCAGTTCTGGATCTGTCCATGGGGACTTCCCACCCCGACCTACAGCCAACTTTTCAGGGTACAAAACTGTCAAAGGAACTCGCAAACAACATCAATGCCCATTAAAACACACCCAGATTACTAaacccggggcgggggggggggggtccgtgcCCATAGGGCCCATGCCAGTCAATGACTCTGTAGCAGAGAAGACCTTCCAGCTGGTGCAGGAGAAGCTAGGCTCCTGGCATCTCCTCTGGCCTGCTTGGCCTGCTCCTCCTGGCTTTCTGTTCCCAGAGCAGTTGTCAAGAACTTTCTTCATATCGTGCTGCTTGTTGTAATCTGACATCCAGCTGCTTCATCTTCTCAGCTACTTAGCCTCCTTTAATTTGAGTCATTCTGCAGAAAGGCAGGtagcaaaaacaattaaaataatgttaaggaaaataataatgttttgtcCTGTATGCCATACATCACCTCAGCCTCATAGTCTAAACAAGTAACAGGCTATTTTGTGAAAATGAAGAATACCTAATATCACATGATCTCCTCCTCCCTTGGCTTATGGCACCAGAGTATCCGATGGCCTAGTCATATACTGTACAAACTTGGCATGGGAGCATAACCTTATCTTTACCTTTGGGCTCCAGTTCATCTGGGCCTGTATCTAGCAGTGTCCAGAAGAGCTAGATCACCACTGTATTATTGGAGATTTTTCATGATGAATAAGCTCTCACTAGGATTGGGAAATACTTCAATTTTCTAGGTGCCAGGATGTcaccctcgctacgagaagctaagttacagggaaccaggcagagggccttctcggtagtggcacccaccctgtggaatgccctcccaccagaggtcaaagagaacaacaattaccagacctttagaaggcatcttaaggcagtcctgtttagggaagcttttaatgtttgatggatttctgtattttagtgttttgttggaagccgcccagagtggctgggggaacccggccagatgggtggggtataaataaattattattattattattattattattattattattattatgtcttgaTTCCCAGACAACTGAACATGTTGGACTTCTTTAACCCAAGGATCTTCTCCACAATTTTCTGTTGAAGTGCTACTCATAGTGCTATGGTAAAATGGCAATTTAACATTTAACTGGCAGATGCACAATTATACCATTAATGCTGAATGCCTGCGCAAAAACGTTGCTCACATTAAAGTGGTATTAAATGCCACATCAAATTGCTAACTCCTGcgttgtattttgtatttgaaatCACTCCTACGGCTAACATATACATCCTTCATTATGATATGTGTCAGTTCGTGCTCTTAAGCTAAGATAAACGAATAACAGTCATTTGTGAATCCTTTCAGGACTACAAACATTTGTCTTCAGCtccttacaccccccccccaaaaaaaaacaaccagtgcATTTCCTTAACTCTGTTACTGGTAGGTTGGCATGTTTATGGACTCCTGCAACGCTCTGATAAAAAATATGATGAAGCTATTAAGTGCTATCGAAATGCTCTGAAATTAGATAAAGACAATCTACAAATTCTAAGAGATCTCTCACTGTTGCAGATCCAAATGAGGGATCTTGAAGGCTACAGAGTAAGTAATTTCTCCAGTTTTTTGTGTTGAGCTTAACTGAAAACTTGCAATGTGCTTTCTGAATATTTACTAGAGTTGAGAGGAACATTTGAGTTTAATTAGGTTGGGGAAATGGACATGCCAATGTTATCTGGGCACCATCTTATAGGTATATGATTTATTTGCCATGATCAAAACCACCATTGTACagaacagttggggggggggcttttacaaAATTGTTGCACACAGCAAAGTAGAAAACCATCCTTGATACTATTCTTTAATTCTGGAGGAGTGGCAGCGGCAGTGGCCAGTTGTAAATTTACTTGCTAGTAAACTTGGTTAAGGTCAGAGGTTGGGCTGCAATTACAAGTATTTAACAAGAAGTCCAGCTGAGCTTTCCTAGTTTTCTTTGCTGTTAAGGCTTCATCCTTTTCCCCATGAAACAGAATCCTTCTGCACTGTTGGTTAAGAATGGCAAAATTAATTATTTGGTAGATTATATTTAGTTATATTGATTATCTCTTTAAAGGAGACCCGGTatcagctgctgcagctgcggCCCACGCAGAGGGCTTCTTGGATTGGATATGCAATTGCATATCATTTGTTAAAAGATTATGATATGGCCTTAAAATTACTGGAAGAGTTTAGAAAGACTCAGCaggtaaggttttttaaaaatgtcagttATTGTACACAGTTAAGAATCTGAGTAACTGCACTGTGGTCAGAATAATTACttattttctgttgtttttcctgtccaTTGTTTGAAAGAATTACAACTTTGGGACATAAAGCAAAGAAAATGTCCATTGTTTTACAAAATGTTTTTAGTGTATAGTTCCTTCTTAATGATTACATAAAATTAGTAAAAAGTTGGTGTCTTGTGCACAATGAATTTAAAAATCTAAATTTTTCATTGAGATATTTTGCCCTAAGGAAAGCTGAATTTTGAAATTTATACAAGTCACATTAATTTAGGGCTGCTATACTTCTGGAATTCCCCGATTCAGTGGAAtcgtctccctcgggaggttgcggactgtccttccttggagatctttaagcagaagttggatggccatctgtcatatatgatttagttgagattcattcttgcattgcaggaggttggctaaacgaccctcagggtcctttccaactctacaattctatgatttattagTTGCCTAATACAAAAATAGTCTTCACAcgacttaaaaacaaaataaaaacaccagtAAAAACATACCAGTCATCACTAACAAAACTACCACAATAATTGCATCTGCAACAGCGAAACATCAACAGTATAGGGGTCATTTTAGCCTATCACAAGCcatgaaatgtctgggaaaagagGAAGATCTTAACATGGTGTCATAAACGACTTAAGTTAGTATTAAGTTTGTGGGATATTTCATAGAATTATGAAAGGAGAATGAAAGGAGCTCCAACTCTTGATCCAACTCTGCAGTGCAAgagtcttttgcccaatgtgggtctcgaaCCACAAagctgagattaaaagtctcatcctctacgactgagctatcccagtttccATTTATTGTACAGTCAATATCAAATTACTTATAGCCACAGTTATGTTAGTGGAATGATAAGCTAAGCAAGTATCAGAGATTGTGATACATTATACACCTGAAATCTAAAAATAGGATGCCACGGGCAATTCACACAGGTGGTTCAACATACACAAGTCTTTCTACTTTGTCCTTGGTGGAATACTAGAAAAGCATTGTGAGTTGTCTGTAAAGCTGTCATTCTTGGTGGGTGGATCAAATTTGATCTCTACAGGTCTCTCTAATAATTTTGTTGTCAATTTGAAATAAGTCTTTTCTATGGAAAAGCTGAATTTAAATGGAAACCATTAAGCCACAATATCATCAAGAATTGACAAATGATGTTGTCAGGTAGCACACATTTTCAGTTCAAAtcatctgtttataatttatgcTGCTGGGTGGAATTATTTGCTTCAtaaatcttatacagtggtaccttggtactcgaatggcttggctcctgaacaaattggctcccgaacgctgcaaacctggaagtgttctagtttgtgaacatttttcggaagctgaatgtccgctgctgcttctgattggaagccgcaccttggtttttaaatggtttctgGAGTCGAACGaactcccagaacggattgtgtttgagaaccaaggtgccactgcaaatgttttttgtttaaccTCTAGAATAATATGAACCTGGAACATTGTGGCATTTTTGGTGCTTCAGTGAGGGATAACACTATCAAAATactttgttttggggttttataTACCTGGGTTCAAAATACAGGTCCCCCCCTTTATAATGCATGGCAGCAGGAGACTTGTTTCCCTCTTGCTGCGTCTGTTTTTAAAATTGGAAAGCATGTGTGCACACAGTATGACTAAAGTACAGGTGTACTTTAAAACCAGAGTAAAAAACGTATGCTAAGAAGTAGCTGTGAATGTCAATAGTTGAGAGGATAATTGAGGAGATCAACTTATTGCTTTGTCATTTTTCAAGGCAAGAactcttttaaaatgttcatttccAAGTTCTAATTCAACTATCCAGTGTCCCTTTATTAACCAAAAAAAAGAACTTTTGTGAAGTTAAGTCTTCTGGGGCAGATTAAATGTTAACTATTCTGTTATTTTCCAGATTCCTCCTAATAAAATAGACTATGAATATAGTGAATTAATATTGTACCAGAATCAAGTTATGAGAGAGGCAGATCTGTTTCAAGAATCTCTGGAACACATAGAAACTTACGAGAGGCAAATATGTGACAAGCTCATGATAGGTGAAATAAaaggtaaaacattttttttcttttcacatgCTTGAAATATTCCTTCACGTGAATCTTGGTGTGTGAGGTGGTTCAGTCTTGGGAGCTGTCATTACAGTAAGTCGCGGGGTGACTCGGGGCACTGCTGAACAGGCGCAGGAAGACCCATCTCATTATCCTAATCAGAATGCTCCTTCCATATCACATCAGTGCTGCCCATGCTGGGTAGAAACTGATGTGGGAGAGTATGATGATTAGGGGCAGATGTGGGATGTTGCTGCCGCACAGTTTCTGAGCAGCTTTCTGCAGAGTAGTCGGTCAATGTCAACATCACTATGGCTAATTGGCTCTTTCAGGCTTCCAGAGTTGAAGACTTCACCTTTCAGCTGCAGGCTGTTTCCCTTAACTAAGTCTGGTTTGCgattttattattactttaggAGAAATGTTGTTGAAGTTGGGAAGATTAAAAGAAGCTTCTGAAGTCTATAAAGAGCTTATTGATCGGAATGCAGAAAATTGGTGTTACTATGAAGGCTTGGAGAAAGCTCTACAGCCACGTAAGTCTTGTAGTTATAAACTTGGTTTGcactttttttattaagcaattgGTGTCTTGTTGAGTTCAGAAATCAGAATTCTTGGAACCCTAGACCTTGGAAAGAAGATGTGTATTTGAATTTCATTGCCCAGCATAATTCTAGTGCTTTATCTACTTATAAGCCTATCTGTACTCAAAACCATAAATCATTATCAGGGACTGCTTCATATGGAGGAGCCTAAAGAGTGAGCTAAATGGCTGTGTTCCTTACTGAAGTGATACGTTACAGCTTTTTGGGAAAATGGTGCCAGAGAAAGGATGGTGTACAAATGGAAGAACTACCTATAGTTACTAAATTTGCTCTTAAAATGTGCTTCATTGCACTATGCGTAACTAATACATTACAAAATTTATATTGAAATTTCAATGCTATGCACCCATTTACTGCTATTTACACCCATAGGCTTTAATGGAGTTAAGCACAGACAAAGGATGGCAGCCTTTGAAAGATTTTATTTGAACCTTTACAACAATGTTACTTTTTAAAGGTGCTCATAGAATTGCTTCCTCCCCCATGGTAAGTTCTGGAGCTCCGACATGTTTCAGAACGGAGGATTTATGTACTGTACTGCAGTTTGACTTTTGACATTGTTGAAATATTTTGCAACATGGTTGCACCACaaaattgtggtgtttttttaaaaaaatacagctaaacacacacacacacacacgagtataTCTCCATCTTTCTTTCATCAGCTGTTTTCTTTCATCATACTGAAAACTGCTTTTCAACCTGTTCTATATAAAAAATGCAGTTTGAGATGTTGTTCATCAAGGGCTTCTGTTGAAGAGAACAAGATAAAATTCCTACTAGTGTAGTTTTCCATATTGCATATAGGCACACTTGTGATTTAAACCAGATGCTTATAACATACAAAGACTCAAACTGTACATTTATTATCCACCAATAGGCTCTTTAGATGAGAGACTAGAAATGTATGAAGAAATAAGCAAGCAACATCCAAGAGCGGTTTCACCTAGAAGATTACCTTTAAACTTTGTCACAGGTAACATTGCATATTTCTTTAGTACCTTTACAACTAAACTGTTGGCCCACATACCAGCAGCATGCAAAGTCAAGTCAAACCATTGTGGAACTCAGCGCTGCAGCAGAACGACTGTGAAAGAGCAGAGCAGCTGCAATTTTTTCCCCTGGGAGCTTGGCTTAGGGTGACAGGCCAGTAACTGCCAATACAAAATGCAAAggggatttttttgtgtgtggaaggcaAAAATGTGTGCTTAGCACAAGTACTAGAGCAAGACAGGAATCCCTTCTTTTCATTGCAATCCGCTGTGTTCcccaaaacactgctgctgtggGTTGGAAGATACAGAACAGAACGGGATTCAGCTCAGAAGGCTGCACCACTTTGGAAGGGATTGGTGAAAGTGCTTGAGCTAGTGGAAGCATTTCCACGAGCACAGAGCCACCATTTGGCCCTGTCAGATGGTTCTGTCAAACGTTGGTCACAAAACAGctggctctttttttctttctaatgtacagtagaacctctacttacaaccgcCTCCACTAGCGGACGTTCCAAGTTGTgaccacggcaaacccggaagtaaccagcGGGTTTGC from Zootoca vivipara chromosome 8, rZooViv1.1, whole genome shotgun sequence encodes:
- the NAA16 gene encoding N-alpha-acetyltransferase 16, NatA auxiliary subunit isoform X2 produces the protein MPAAPLPPKESNLFKRVLKCYEQKQYKNGLKFCKMILSNPKFAEHGETLAMKGLTLNCLGKKEEAYAFVRKGLRNDVKSHVCWHVYGLLQRSDKKYDEAIKCYRNALKLDKDNLQILRDLSLLQIQMRDLEGYRETRYQLLQLRPTQRASWIGYAIAYHLLKDYDMALKLLEEFRKTQQIPPNKIDYEYSELILYQNQVMREADLFQESLEHIETYERQICDKLMIGEIKGEMLLKLGRLKEASEVYKELIDRNAENWCYYEGLEKALQPRSLDERLEMYEEISKQHPRAVSPRRLPLNFVTGEKFRELMDKFLRVNFSKGCPPLFTTLKSLYYSKEKVSTIQELVTGYEASLKTCDLFSPYENGDQEPPTTLLWVRYFLAQHFDKLGQFSLALDYINSAVASTPTLIELFYLKAKIYKHVGNLKEAAKWMDEAQSLDTADRFINSKCAKYMLRANMVKDAEEMCSKFTREGTSAMENLNEMQCMWFQTECALAFQRLGKYGDALKKCHEVERVSSTFLR